A genomic stretch from Streptomyces sp. QL37 includes:
- a CDS encoding nitrate- and nitrite sensing domain-containing protein has protein sequence MGSPQPRQGRGETQADQEPRGGNDRGSSPQHAQNPGASGDGGDRAQRSGTTGVAGAEATPPPLKPAGPTSAGSRLALRNWRISTRLVSLLALPVVAATTLGGLRINESMNDMDQLEHMQLLTQMTKKATALANALQEERDRSAGPLSNGVKATDYKVTQPRERTDRAKAAFFEATDEIGNTPGDAALDSIHASVSQIGTQLGNITSIRKDAYAGDSPSLNTIDQYSQLITSLLSLSQDMAQATSSPEMIKRTRALAAFSSSKEYASVERAIIAAALPGGDSNKTHLNDNDQAFGRNALGKASTTLKTFETTYESTGKSSAELLAPLDNGNPEITAADMYAKKVLDSPLGMEGSGKTRTYMDWYDQSSNKIQAMKTIEETLLGEMESKARELKEESQRDAILNGAIILIVLGVSLVGAFVVARSMIRSLRRLQDTATRVAQDRLPELVRQLSETDPQDVDTSVESVGVHSRDEIGQVAAAFDDVHREAVRLAAEQALLRGNVNAMFTNLSRRSQGLIQRQLSLISELESREADPDQLSSLFKLDHLATRMRRNGENLLVLAGEEPGRRWTRPVPLVDVLRAAASEVEQYERIELAAVPATEVAGRVVNDLVHLLAELLENATSFSSPQTKVRVTGHALPDGRVLVEIHDTGIGLSPEDLAAINERLASPPTVDVSVSRRMGLFVVGRLSLRHGIRIQLRPSDSGGTTALVMLPMEVAHGGKQPSKPGQQGKGQQGAPGGLLAGGGAPAASAQRPGLSGPPAAPAKGLGSAAPRGQVGSGSAPRAALPTRDAALPTRDGGPRPPQQGSGQQNPGQQGPGLPGQGRSEAPRQGGGLAGAFAGGARPGARPPQDPSAGADSGRPNLFGHSGPQSGQPGRQAPQQPQPGQGNQPGQGGSQQPGGPGRQLPPSGGPRAELPGGNPQPQRPQSTSWGVEEQGAPRRAQPDSPRGHEEHEAGRFTRPGTSAPNQPFSPQNQRPPMNDRQGPGATAEFARPDFSAPQAPQAPHVPQGQDPASTAQFARPDFNAQPPQDQGFGNRPQQDQAFGAQGPQAPAPRRRDNADFGAPRPPVPSAGELPQRPALPQQPEVLPPAGPGDGRTPLYDTLETNWFHGPQQGGQQPPAAEPQAPAAPQPAGNPPPPMPRRGAADTGATSSWRASPNDDLVRQAERVKKPAAGGITTSGLPRRVPRANLVPGTAQQQNHQSGPQVSRAPDDVRGRLTNLRRGIQQGRQANTGSSTGSFQLGPTHQQER, from the coding sequence ATGGGGTCGCCCCAGCCCCGCCAGGGCCGAGGGGAAACCCAGGCGGATCAGGAACCGCGCGGCGGTAACGACCGCGGTTCCTCGCCCCAGCACGCCCAGAATCCCGGTGCCTCCGGTGACGGCGGCGACCGCGCCCAGCGCTCCGGCACGACGGGCGTCGCCGGCGCGGAAGCCACACCTCCGCCCCTGAAGCCGGCCGGTCCCACCTCCGCCGGCTCACGGCTGGCGCTGCGCAACTGGCGCATCAGCACCCGCCTGGTCTCCCTGCTCGCCCTCCCCGTGGTCGCGGCGACCACGCTGGGCGGACTGCGGATCAACGAGTCCATGAACGACATGGACCAGCTGGAGCACATGCAGCTGCTGACCCAGATGACCAAGAAGGCGACCGCGCTCGCCAACGCGCTCCAGGAGGAGCGCGACCGGTCGGCCGGCCCCCTGTCGAACGGCGTGAAGGCCACCGACTACAAGGTCACCCAGCCCCGGGAGCGCACCGACCGCGCGAAGGCCGCCTTCTTCGAGGCGACCGACGAGATCGGCAACACCCCCGGCGACGCGGCCCTGGACAGCATCCACGCGAGCGTCAGCCAGATCGGCACGCAGCTGGGCAACATCACCAGCATCCGCAAGGACGCGTACGCCGGCGACAGCCCGAGTCTCAACACGATCGACCAGTACAGCCAGCTGATCACGTCGCTGCTGAGCCTTTCGCAGGACATGGCACAGGCCACCAGCAGCCCGGAGATGATCAAGCGGACGCGTGCGCTGGCCGCCTTCTCCTCCTCGAAGGAGTACGCCTCCGTCGAGCGCGCCATCATCGCCGCGGCCCTGCCCGGCGGCGACAGCAACAAGACGCACCTGAACGACAACGACCAGGCGTTCGGCCGCAACGCCCTCGGCAAGGCGAGCACGACCCTCAAGACCTTCGAGACGACCTACGAGTCCACCGGCAAGAGCTCCGCCGAGCTGCTGGCACCGCTGGACAACGGGAATCCCGAGATAACCGCCGCCGACATGTACGCGAAGAAGGTGCTCGACAGCCCTCTGGGCATGGAGGGCAGCGGCAAGACGCGCACGTACATGGACTGGTACGACCAGAGCTCCAACAAGATCCAGGCCATGAAGACCATCGAGGAGACGCTCCTCGGTGAGATGGAGAGCAAGGCCCGCGAGCTCAAGGAGGAGTCGCAGCGCGACGCGATCCTCAACGGTGCGATCATCCTGATCGTCCTCGGTGTGTCGCTGGTCGGCGCCTTCGTCGTGGCGCGGTCCATGATCCGCTCCCTGCGGCGGCTCCAGGACACCGCGACCCGGGTCGCCCAGGACCGGCTGCCGGAGCTCGTCCGTCAGCTCTCCGAGACGGACCCGCAGGACGTCGACACCTCCGTCGAGTCGGTCGGTGTGCACTCCCGGGACGAGATCGGCCAGGTGGCCGCGGCCTTCGACGACGTGCACCGCGAGGCGGTCCGACTGGCCGCCGAGCAGGCGCTGCTGCGAGGCAACGTCAACGCGATGTTCACCAACCTCTCGCGCCGCAGCCAGGGCCTCATCCAGCGTCAGCTCTCGCTCATCTCCGAGCTGGAGTCCCGCGAGGCCGACCCGGACCAGCTGTCCTCGCTCTTCAAGCTCGACCACCTCGCGACCCGCATGCGCCGTAACGGCGAGAACCTCCTCGTCCTCGCGGGCGAGGAGCCCGGCCGCCGCTGGACCCGGCCCGTGCCGCTCGTCGACGTGCTCCGTGCCGCCGCCTCCGAGGTGGAGCAGTACGAGCGCATCGAACTGGCCGCGGTGCCCGCCACCGAGGTCGCCGGCCGCGTCGTCAACGACCTCGTGCACCTCCTCGCCGAGCTGCTGGAGAACGCCACGTCGTTCTCCTCGCCGCAGACGAAGGTCCGGGTCACCGGTCACGCGCTGCCCGACGGGCGTGTGCTCGTCGAGATCCACGACACCGGCATCGGCCTCTCCCCCGAGGACCTGGCCGCGATCAACGAGCGGCTCGCCTCGCCGCCCACCGTGGACGTCTCCGTCTCCCGCCGCATGGGTCTCTTCGTGGTCGGCCGGCTGTCCCTGCGTCACGGCATCCGCATCCAGCTGCGGCCCTCCGACTCCGGCGGTACGACCGCGCTGGTCATGCTGCCCATGGAGGTCGCGCACGGCGGCAAGCAGCCGTCGAAGCCGGGCCAGCAGGGCAAGGGCCAGCAGGGCGCCCCGGGCGGGCTCCTCGCCGGCGGCGGCGCTCCCGCCGCGTCCGCCCAGCGCCCCGGTCTCTCCGGTCCCCCGGCGGCCCCCGCCAAGGGACTCGGCTCGGCCGCCCCGCGCGGCCAGGTCGGATCGGGCTCGGCCCCCCGGGCCGCGCTGCCCACGCGCGACGCCGCACTGCCCACCCGCGACGGCGGACCGCGTCCGCCGCAGCAGGGCTCCGGCCAGCAGAACCCGGGCCAGCAGGGCCCCGGTCTGCCCGGCCAGGGCCGCTCCGAGGCTCCGCGTCAGGGTGGCGGCCTCGCCGGTGCCTTCGCCGGCGGTGCCCGGCCCGGCGCACGCCCCCCGCAGGACCCCTCGGCCGGTGCGGACTCGGGCCGGCCCAATCTCTTCGGCCACTCCGGCCCGCAGAGCGGCCAGCCCGGACGCCAGGCTCCGCAGCAGCCCCAGCCCGGCCAGGGCAACCAGCCCGGCCAGGGCGGCTCGCAGCAGCCCGGCGGTCCCGGCCGCCAGCTCCCGCCCTCCGGCGGTCCCCGGGCCGAGCTGCCCGGCGGCAACCCGCAGCCGCAGCGCCCGCAGAGCACGAGCTGGGGTGTCGAGGAGCAGGGTGCCCCCCGCCGGGCACAGCCGGACTCGCCGCGTGGTCACGAGGAGCACGAGGCCGGCCGGTTCACCAGGCCGGGCACCTCCGCACCGAACCAGCCGTTCAGCCCGCAGAACCAGCGTCCGCCGATGAACGACCGTCAGGGCCCCGGTGCCACGGCGGAGTTCGCCCGCCCGGACTTCTCGGCACCGCAGGCGCCGCAGGCTCCCCACGTCCCGCAGGGGCAGGACCCGGCGAGCACCGCGCAGTTCGCCCGCCCGGACTTCAACGCCCAGCCGCCGCAGGACCAGGGCTTCGGCAACCGCCCCCAGCAGGACCAGGCCTTCGGCGCCCAGGGCCCGCAGGCTCCGGCACCGCGCCGCCGCGACAACGCCGACTTCGGCGCACCGCGTCCGCCCGTCCCCTCCGCGGGTGAACTGCCGCAGCGCCCGGCCCTGCCCCAGCAGCCCGAGGTGCTGCCGCCGGCCGGTCCCGGTGACGGGCGTACGCCGCTCTACGACACGCTGGAGACGAACTGGTTCCACGGACCGCAGCAGGGTGGCCAGCAGCCGCCCGCCGCGGAACCGCAGGCACCGGCCGCTCCCCAGCCCGCCGGCAACCCGCCTCCGCCCATGCCGCGGCGTGGTGCGGCCGACACCGGAGCCACCAGTTCATGGCGCGCTTCGCCCAACGACGACCTCGTACGGCAGGCGGAGCGGGTCAAGAAGCCCGCCGCCGGCGGGATCACCACTTCCGGACTGCCGCGCCGTGTCCCACGTGCCAATTTGGTGCCGGGCACTGCTCAACAGCAGAATCATCAGTCCGGACCTCAGGTTTCGCGTGCGCCGGATGACGTACGCGGGCGTCTGACCAATCTCCGCCGGGGCATCCAGCAGGGACGACAGGCCAACACCGGCTCGTCTACCGGCAGTTTCCAACTCGGCCCCACTCACCAGCAGGAGCGTTAG